ATTTTCAACAGGTAATAAATAATTGTTACAACAAATACGCGCCGTTTACGCACGAAGTACAAGAGGGTGATTGGAGTACAACAAAATATTTTCTTGAACACATTTTCGGGGAGCAATACGAATTCGGTTTGGACTACATTCAAATTTTATATCAATATCCAACGCAGGTCCTTCCGATACTTTGTTTAGTATCAAAGGAAAACAAAACCGGAAAAACAACTTTCCTTGACTTCCTGAAAATAATTTTCGGTGAAAATGCCTGTAAGGTAGGTAATGCGGAACTATCAAACGAGTTTAACGCCTACACGGCAACACGCTTGATAGTAGGAGTGGATGAAACGTTTTTGGAGAAAAAAACAACCATTGAAAAAATTAAAATGCTTTCAACCAGTAACCGTGTGGCAATGCAGCGTAAAGGAGTTGATCACGAGGAAATGTGGCATTTTGCAAAGTATATTTTAGTTTCAAACAATGAGGATAATTTTATTTACGCCAGTGATGAAGATGTACGTTACTGGGTGCGAAAAGTTCCTGTCATTCAAAAAGAAGTCCCGGACATACTTAGCACATTGCACACCGAAGTACCGGCTTTTTTATTCTTTCTCAATAATAGGAAAATATCGGTGAAGAAAACAGGGCGCGCCTGGTTTGAACCGAAGCTGCTCGAAACGGAAGCGTTGCGTCGTTTACGCATAGCAAGCAAACCAACTATTGAAAAGGAAATTACAGAAATGCTTCGCGGAATGTTTTCAGCGTTTGCCGTCCCGGAAATAAGAATGACAACGGACGATATAAAAGAACGCATCAATAAAAAGAACATTGAAAACAGCTATATCAATCACATTGTAACCGACAATATGAGCGTTAAGAAATCGGATAAAGTAGTCCGTTATAAAATTCCCGCGTGGGTGATTAATCCTTTAGATACAGAAGAATATATAAAAGGAGATGAGAGTAAAAAACCAGGACGTCCTTTTATTTTTGAAGTGGAAAAATTCCTTTCACCTGAAGAAATTAAAAACCTGTCTATTGAAAAACCGGATCAGCAAAAGGACGTTGATCCGGGTGAAAAACAAGGAGATTTACCTTTTTAATTACTGATAACGTGATGCATCTATGCGTTCGTATGACAATAGGACGCTGATGTATAGCTGTTAATTAACAACTAAATTTAATACGAATATGAATAAAGAAATTTTACAAAAAGCAATTGATAAGTGGGGCAAAGAAACCCAAATAAATAAAATACAGGAGGAAGCATTGGAACTTGCACTTGTATTGAACCAAATAAAATGCCCCACTAAAAATGTGGAGCAAATGGAAGCTAATTTATATGATGAATTGGCGGATATGAAAATAATGATGGCACAAGCTGAAATGCTTTTTGATGCCGACAAAATAAATGAGCGAGTAAAATTTAAACTCGATAAACTTCAATCGAAGTACCTATCGTAATGATTACTGATAACATATTAATAACCGTAGTCCAAAGATTACGGTTATTTTTTGTTATCAGTAGTTTGTAACTATTGTAACGTATATCCTGCAGGAAGTATATTTCTGTAGGATTTTTTTTTTGGATATTCCCTAGTGGGAAATGTTTTAATTTTTTATTTTTTATAAAGGAGTTGTTTTTATTGTTACATTTGTTACAAATAATAAAAACATACATTTAATACATTGATATACAATAAAATAAAGTTGTAACAAAATTCAAATAATTTGTTACAACTTTGTTACAAATGTTACCTGCTTGTTACATTTGTTACACCTTTGTTACAACGTAACTTATTGATTATCATAGAATGTAACAACTGTAACAAATGTAACAACAAAAAATTAATTGTGTGTATTTTCTATTTTTCTCATAAAATCACATTCAAAATTATACATTCCATTCCGTTACACTTTTCAAATAAAAATAAGTTTTCACCCGTACAGCTGGATAAATACATTTCTTCACTGCGTTTCAAAATAAACTTATAGGTTAATTTTTGATTTCGACCTTAAACACATTTTTATTTTCACGCTTACATTCCATTCTATTTTATAATTTTGAAAAAGATTTTATTTCGAGAAGCGGTATAAAACCGGTTTATTTCTTACGCAAAATAGTTGGGTTTTGCTCCAAAAACAAACCAATTTTATATAAAATAAAGACAACATGCATGTCGTCTCTATACATCGTTATATATGCAGCTATTTTGTAATTGTTTTGCAACTGTTATGCGGAAAAAACATTTTTAATAAAAATCAATTAATATTTTGAATTTCAAAAACTTATTACTACATTTGCAAAATGTATTAATTTTTTATGTAAAATACATTAACCCTATTCTGCATATTTTATTCAGTTATTTTATAATTATGGGAAATTTTGTAGAAGCCACAATAAAGGAAATAAAAAATATTTACAAAGACGGTTCCGCTCCATCCGATTCCACCATATCTCGTCGAATAGATCTCGCACGTTCGGCACTGGGGAAAAAAGAACATCAAATTATATCCCTGCAGGAATATTGTAATTATTTTAGTATTCGATATTCCGAATAATAACCTTTCAAAAATTATCATTTTTTTCAAAATCCATAAAAATTTTCAATCCTTGCAAATCTTGCAGGGATTTTTTTTTATGCACATATATTTGCTGTCCATGTTTTTAATAGTTATATATAAAAAAAATAAAATGAGAAAATGAATTATTTGCCTCTATTAATCATAGGCGGTTATTTAGCTTATAAATACCTGCCTACCGGAATAGCTTTAATCAACTTAAGTTATTCCTTTATTTCTTTTGGGCTGGATAAAATAGAGGCTGACAGCTTAACGGCTCATCTTATTTTACAGGTAAAAAATAATTCCGGCAAATCTATATTATTTCAAAACATCACTTCCAAACTATCGTTAAACGGCATTCATATCGGCGATATTGAAGATAATTATTTGGCTCCTATCGGCGCGAAAAGTTCACAGCTTATCCGTGTGAATTTTACAATAAATAAATCGAATATAGGCGATGAAATTTGGAATATGATAATTAACCAACAAACCGATTTTAATTTTAATATGTCCGGAACAGTTAAAGCGAATGATACAGTATTTCCATTTTCTGCCACATGGACGATGAACGACCTTGTTAATCCGACTAATGCAAGAACAGAAGTAAGTGGAATAGGTAAAAGAATAGAAACTTATTATGGACATACAAATATTCCGGAAGTTGATCACACGTTAAGAAAACCTAATAAGGATGAATTTTATAAATTGGTAGTAACACCTACATCTCTTAGACAATCATTTTCAGGAAGATCTAAAAAAGAACTTTTAGAGCAATTGTTTGAATCTAAACTATCTCCTGAAAGTATTGAATGGTTTATTATTGATAGTGATTTTAACAATGTTAAAACAGCTAATAAATAAAATCGAATTTGATTGCTAAAAATACAAATACGCTTATAAACGCTCACGGCAAAACCAAAGACATTGCTGAAACGGTAATAAGTGTTTACAATAAAGATTGGCGTTCGGTGTGCGAACTGGCGCAAACATTTAAGGCTGACAGCGTTATAGAAACTTGCCGAAATATTTTTGATTACGTAATTGAACAAGTTCAATATAACGAGGACCCTTCGGGAGTTCAGTGGGTAAAATCCCCTGCAAGATTAAATGCCGACAGATCCGGCGACTGTAAAAGCATGTCACTCTTTATTTGCTCCTGTTTAAGATGTTTGAATATACCTCACTTTTTCCGTTTTGTGAGTTTTAGCAGCCGCAAAGAAGCGACACATGTTTACGCGGTAGCGATTGATGAAAACGGAAACGAAATTTATATAGATCCGGTTATTAGACCGATCCAGTTTAACAAACAAGAAAAATATACGTATAAATCCGATATGAACGGAACAA
The genomic region above belongs to uncultured Paludibacter sp. and contains:
- a CDS encoding hypothetical protein (Evidence 5 : Unknown function) gives rise to the protein MNYLPLLIIGGYLAYKYLPTGIALINLSYSFISFGLDKIEADSLTAHLILQVKNNSGKSILFQNITSKLSLNGIHIGDIEDNYLAPIGAKSSQLIRVNFTINKSNIGDEIWNMIINQQTDFNFNMSGTVKANDTVFPFSATWTMNDLVNPTNARTEVSGIGKRIETYYGHTNIPEVDHTLRKPNKDEFYKLVVTPTSLRQSFSGRSKKELLEQLFESKLSPESIEWFIIDSDFNNVKTANK
- a CDS encoding hypothetical protein (Evidence 5 : Unknown function), whose translation is MNFKNLLLHLQNVLIFYVKYINPILHILFSYFIIMGNFVEATIKEIKNIYKDGSAPSDSTISRRIDLARSALGKKEHQIISLQEYCNYFSIRYSE
- a CDS encoding putative Antitoxin (Evidence 3 : Putative function from multiple computational evidences), which encodes MNKEILQKAIDKWGKETQINKIQEEALELALVLNQIKCPTKNVEQMEANLYDELADMKIMMAQAEMLFDADKINERVKFKLDKLQSKYLS